A window of the Euzebya pacifica genome harbors these coding sequences:
- a CDS encoding integrase core domain-containing protein, giving the protein MLDRLAEIDIDMSGVLSDDRPEFIGHNFTDELADLGIEHVRIPPRSPNHNAVCERFQGAALQEFYRPIFHRQRITDVAQLNNALQAWLNQYNTRRRNHGDYMAGRTPQHVLTAHHDRQIRSTST; this is encoded by the coding sequence GTGCTCGACCGGCTCGCCGAGATCGACATCGACATGTCGGGCGTGCTGAGCGACGACAGGCCGGAGTTCATCGGCCACAACTTCACCGACGAGCTGGCCGACCTCGGCATCGAGCATGTCCGCATCCCGCCACGCTCACCCAACCACAACGCCGTGTGCGAACGGTTCCAGGGCGCCGCGCTGCAGGAGTTCTACCGGCCGATCTTCCACCGGCAACGCATCACCGATGTCGCCCAGCTCAACAACGCGTTGCAGGCCTGGCTGAACCAGTACAACACCCGACGACGCAACCATGGCGACTACATGGCCGGCCGCACCCCGCAGCACGTCCTCACCGCCCAC
- the mobF gene encoding MobF family relaxase, giving the protein MRKMSAGSGYRYLLDSVARGDLGAGLSYYTAAGTPPGRWLGTGLRALEDGPRLGTRVGDDELRLLFGEGRHPRTGASLGRAYPQYREGSGRRAVAGFDLTFSVPKSVSVLWGVSPVPVQRRIWEAHHRAIVDVLDLVEREVAATRIGTDGVRQVGVSGIIAAAFDHYDSRAGDPQLHTHVVISNKVRTAGDGRWRALDSRPIHAATVALSEHYNAVLADHLTTTLGVGWELRDRGDDRTPAMEIVGVPEGLLAAFSSRTSAIEVEKDRLVADYLAGHGRRPSARVMIRLRQAATLATRPDKVLASLADLTSGWRHRARILIGEDPGEWTRRLLDRSSRQRPVEHVVGPVGAEQLAAQVVESVGERRATWTHWNLHAEASRRLRTQRFPTARAREDVVAAVVAAAEVMSVSLDAPEIGPVPEQMRRADGTSQLRPRNATRYTAQALLDAEGRLLEHAAATDGPTVAAAVAETGAVLGDGAGRTLGVDQAGAVVDVATSGRRVDLLVGPAGTGKTTALVALRRIWEAQHGVGSVIALAPSAAAADVLAEGLGVATENTAKWLHDRNPLRTGQLVIVDEASLAGTHTLDRIASQAGEADAKVLLVGDAAQLAAVDAGGAFHLLTTSRPDHPSLVDVRRFTQRWEADATLRLRDGNPTALDGYLANDRIRSGATEEMVKAAHAAWRRDRQDGNESLLIAPTRELVTELNRVARAARQVEGTTAAGGPELELRDGTVCSIGDRIISRKNDRKLTAGTRWVRNGDRWTVAAVHPDGSLTATPPAGGPTVVLPASYVAAHVQLGYATTIHQAQGRTVDTAHVIITPTKSREQLYVAMTRGRHANTVHVTTDSPAAEAHTDDRREGLGVLRDILARTDRDRSAHATMRGGQDQATSFRQLAAEYEAIAALDPDVRHSRGHADLVAGVLPRARSNDAVLAGILNDRADMLEETADRLVATARREGDAWTRQVAPPPRTDPNALARWRRGVRTIAAFRNVHDITDDRPLGPQRRGTIDITAVRRALHPSVPTQPAGDPYLRRALRPPNRGPSLGR; this is encoded by the coding sequence ATGCGGAAGATGTCGGCGGGGTCGGGCTACCGGTACCTCCTGGACTCCGTCGCCAGGGGTGACCTGGGTGCTGGCCTGTCCTACTACACCGCAGCGGGGACACCGCCCGGCCGATGGCTCGGCACGGGACTGCGCGCACTCGAGGACGGCCCACGCCTCGGCACGCGCGTTGGCGATGACGAGCTGCGGCTGCTGTTCGGGGAGGGGCGTCACCCCCGCACCGGGGCGTCCCTGGGCCGGGCCTATCCGCAGTACCGCGAGGGCTCCGGACGCCGGGCGGTGGCGGGATTCGACCTGACGTTCTCCGTCCCCAAGTCGGTCAGCGTCCTGTGGGGTGTGTCGCCGGTGCCGGTGCAACGGCGGATCTGGGAGGCCCACCACCGCGCCATCGTCGACGTGCTCGACCTGGTCGAACGCGAGGTCGCCGCAACCCGCATCGGCACCGACGGCGTCCGCCAGGTCGGGGTCAGCGGGATCATCGCCGCGGCGTTCGACCACTACGACTCGCGTGCCGGCGATCCGCAGCTGCACACCCACGTCGTCATCTCCAACAAGGTCCGCACCGCAGGGGACGGGCGGTGGCGGGCGCTGGACTCGCGGCCGATCCACGCCGCGACGGTGGCGCTGTCGGAGCACTACAACGCGGTCCTGGCCGATCACCTCACCACCACGTTGGGGGTCGGCTGGGAGCTCCGGGACCGCGGCGACGACCGGACCCCGGCCATGGAGATCGTCGGGGTTCCCGAGGGGTTGCTCGCGGCCTTCTCCTCACGGACGTCGGCGATCGAGGTCGAGAAGGACCGGCTGGTCGCCGACTACCTGGCGGGGCACGGACGGCGGCCCTCCGCACGGGTGATGATCCGGTTGCGGCAGGCCGCAACCCTCGCCACACGACCCGACAAGGTCCTCGCGTCGCTGGCGGACCTGACGTCGGGATGGAGGCATCGGGCCCGCATCCTGATCGGAGAGGATCCGGGGGAGTGGACCCGGCGTTTGCTCGACCGCTCGAGCCGCCAGCGGCCGGTGGAGCATGTCGTCGGTCCGGTCGGGGCGGAGCAGCTGGCTGCCCAGGTGGTCGAGTCGGTCGGTGAACGTCGAGCGACCTGGACACACTGGAACCTCCACGCCGAAGCCTCCCGGCGGCTCCGCACCCAACGCTTCCCCACCGCACGGGCACGCGAGGACGTGGTGGCGGCGGTCGTCGCGGCAGCGGAGGTGATGTCGGTGTCGCTGGATGCCCCGGAGATCGGCCCGGTGCCCGAGCAGATGCGACGCGCCGACGGGACCAGCCAGCTCCGGCCACGCAACGCGACCCGCTACACCGCACAGGCGCTCCTCGATGCGGAGGGTCGGCTGCTCGAGCACGCGGCCGCCACCGACGGGCCGACCGTTGCCGCGGCCGTCGCCGAGACTGGCGCAGTGCTCGGGGACGGGGCCGGCCGGACCCTCGGGGTCGACCAGGCCGGGGCGGTCGTCGATGTCGCGACATCGGGCCGTCGGGTCGATCTGCTCGTCGGGCCGGCAGGGACGGGCAAGACCACGGCCCTCGTTGCCCTCCGGCGCATCTGGGAAGCCCAGCACGGGGTGGGGAGCGTGATCGCGCTCGCCCCCTCGGCTGCGGCCGCGGACGTGCTCGCCGAGGGGCTGGGCGTCGCGACGGAGAACACCGCCAAGTGGCTCCACGACCGCAACCCGTTGCGGACCGGGCAGCTGGTGATCGTCGACGAGGCATCCCTCGCCGGCACCCACACCCTCGATCGGATCGCCAGCCAGGCAGGCGAGGCCGACGCGAAGGTGCTGCTGGTCGGTGACGCCGCCCAGCTGGCCGCGGTCGACGCCGGAGGTGCCTTCCACCTCCTCACCACCAGCCGGCCCGATCATCCGTCGCTGGTGGACGTGCGCCGGTTCACCCAGCGGTGGGAGGCGGATGCAACCCTGCGACTCCGCGACGGCAACCCCACCGCCCTCGACGGCTACCTCGCCAACGACCGCATTCGCAGCGGGGCAACGGAAGAGATGGTCAAGGCCGCCCACGCTGCCTGGCGGCGAGACCGCCAGGACGGCAACGAGTCGTTGCTGATCGCCCCGACCCGCGAGCTCGTCACCGAGCTCAACCGCGTTGCCCGCGCAGCGCGTCAGGTCGAGGGGACCACGGCGGCTGGCGGTCCGGAGCTCGAGCTGCGGGACGGGACCGTCTGCTCGATCGGCGATCGGATCATCAGCCGGAAGAACGACCGGAAGCTGACTGCCGGGACGCGCTGGGTCCGCAACGGCGACCGTTGGACCGTCGCGGCGGTCCACCCCGACGGCAGCCTCACCGCAACCCCACCCGCCGGTGGCCCCACGGTGGTGCTGCCCGCCAGCTACGTCGCGGCGCACGTCCAGCTCGGCTATGCGACGACCATCCACCAGGCGCAGGGCCGGACCGTCGACACCGCCCACGTCATCATCACCCCGACCAAGAGCCGCGAGCAGCTCTACGTCGCCATGACCCGTGGCCGTCACGCCAACACCGTCCACGTCACCACCGACAGCCCAGCCGCCGAGGCCCACACCGACGACCGTCGCGAGGGCCTCGGGGTGCTGCGCGACATCCTCGCGCGCACCGACCGGGATCGGTCGGCACACGCCACCATGCGCGGCGGACAGGACCAGGCGACAAGCTTCCGGCAGCTGGCCGCGGAGTACGAGGCCATCGCAGCCCTCGACCCGGATGTCCGGCACAGCCGAGGACACGCCGATCTCGTTGCCGGTGTGCTGCCGCGCGCCCGCAGCAACGATGCCGTTCTGGCCGGGATCCTCAACGACCGCGCCGACATGCTCGAGGAGACCGCCGACCGGCTCGTGGCCACCGCCCGCCGAGAAGGAGACGCCTGGACCCGCCAGGTCGCGCCTCCACCACGGACGGACCCGAACGCCCTCGCCAGATGGCGACGCGGCGTGCGGACCATCGCCGCCTTCCGCAACGTCCACGACATCACCGACGATCGGCCCCTCGGGCCCCAACGCCGCGGCACCATCGACATCACAGCCGTTCGACGCGCCCTACATCCGTCCGTGCCGACGCAACCAGCAGGCGACCCGTACCTGCGCCGGGCATTGCGGCCACCGAATAGGGGCCCATCCCTGGGTCGATGA
- a CDS encoding helix-turn-helix domain-containing protein — MNSSTLLDVDQAAHRLGVTVRWMRRAVAQRRIPFVKIGHYVRFVPEELDAFIERNRVEQAHFGAASPRR; from the coding sequence GTGAACTCGTCCACCCTGCTCGATGTCGATCAGGCCGCACACCGCCTGGGGGTGACCGTCCGATGGATGCGTCGAGCCGTCGCACAGCGCCGGATCCCGTTCGTGAAGATCGGCCACTACGTCCGGTTCGTGCCGGAGGAACTCGACGCCTTCATCGAGCGCAACCGGGTGGAGCAGGCCCACTTCGGGGCGGCGTCGCCGCGTCGCTGA
- a CDS encoding thermonuclease family protein: MSRPVLPAVVAVLALAAACAQPADRLTPTPLAQPVEVTESPTTSAATDEATTEPAPATIATDTPTDDGLARPLAPPSPTATVEPSLPDPDAVPAGTQEAIVTWIIDGDTIDVEVTEPGDVPFGDQRIRLLEIDTPERDEDCYETATDLLAELIPVGSTVYLERDTEDLDPNGRYLRYVWSEAEGLVNLDMVAEGMAAAFVFPLNRLHEVEVETAEANAQDLGLGIWGSYCEGRP, from the coding sequence ATGTCCCGCCCTGTCCTGCCGGCCGTCGTTGCCGTGCTCGCCCTCGCGGCTGCGTGCGCCCAGCCCGCAGACCGGCTGACCCCCACGCCGCTCGCCCAGCCCGTGGAGGTGACGGAGTCCCCCACCACGAGCGCAGCGACCGACGAAGCCACGACCGAGCCGGCGCCCGCGACCATCGCGACGGACACACCGACCGACGACGGACTGGCGCGACCGCTCGCTCCGCCGTCGCCGACGGCCACCGTCGAGCCCTCCCTGCCGGACCCCGACGCCGTCCCCGCCGGGACGCAGGAGGCGATCGTCACGTGGATCATCGACGGGGACACCATCGACGTGGAGGTCACCGAACCCGGTGACGTGCCGTTCGGTGACCAACGCATCCGCCTGCTCGAGATCGACACGCCCGAGCGCGACGAGGACTGCTACGAAACCGCGACCGACCTGCTGGCGGAGCTGATCCCGGTCGGTTCGACGGTGTACCTGGAGCGCGACACCGAGGACCTCGACCCCAACGGCCGCTACCTCCGTTACGTCTGGAGCGAGGCCGAGGGGCTGGTGAACCTCGACATGGTGGCCGAGGGCATGGCCGCGGCGTTCGTCTTCCCCCTCAACCGCCTGCACGAGGTCGAGGTCGAGACGGCCGAGGCCAACGCGCAGGACCTGGGGCTCGGGATCTGGGGCAGCTACTGCGAGGGCCGCCCCTGA
- a CDS encoding ABC transporter ATP-binding protein codes for MAKVTLKGVNKVYPDGYPAIKDLDLDIEDGEFVILVGPSGCGKSTALRMVAGLESITSGELMIGDRVVNDMSPKERDIAMVFQSYALYPHMTVAENMGFALKLSKVSSDEIDKRVKDAADVLGLTEYLHRKPKALSGGQRQRVAMGRAIVRSPKAFLMDEPLSNLDAKLRVQMRAEISALQNRLGVTTLYVTHDQVEAMTMGDRVAVLKRGVLQQAAAPQTLYDSPDNLFVAGFIGSPSMNIAQAEIVHTDGRFWVKLEEDQKLLIHEAALDIYPKVRDYAGKRVAVGMRPEHFVPATGESNPDQIWSRLEVELVEMLGSEMLVHLKSHASPVVSEDMREAVDDDEAFAAMQEQARTGGLSLVARFEPGKPPSVGSSIDIMFKTELMHFFDLDSGLALR; via the coding sequence GTGGCCAAGGTCACTCTGAAAGGCGTCAACAAGGTCTATCCGGATGGGTATCCGGCCATCAAGGACCTCGATCTCGACATCGAGGACGGCGAGTTCGTCATCCTCGTCGGGCCGTCCGGCTGCGGGAAGTCCACCGCCCTGCGCATGGTCGCGGGCCTGGAGTCCATCACCTCGGGCGAGCTGATGATCGGCGACCGCGTCGTCAACGACATGTCGCCCAAGGAACGCGACATCGCGATGGTCTTCCAGAGCTACGCGCTGTACCCGCACATGACCGTGGCCGAGAACATGGGCTTCGCCCTCAAGCTCAGCAAGGTCTCCAGCGACGAGATCGACAAGCGCGTCAAGGACGCAGCCGACGTCCTCGGCCTGACCGAGTACCTGCACCGCAAGCCGAAGGCGCTCTCGGGTGGTCAGCGACAGCGCGTGGCGATGGGCCGTGCGATCGTCCGGTCCCCCAAGGCCTTCCTGATGGACGAGCCGCTGTCCAACCTCGACGCCAAGCTGCGTGTGCAGATGCGCGCGGAGATCTCCGCCCTGCAGAACCGCCTGGGCGTCACCACCCTCTACGTCACCCACGACCAGGTCGAGGCCATGACGATGGGCGACCGGGTCGCCGTGCTGAAGCGCGGTGTCCTCCAGCAGGCCGCCGCACCCCAGACGCTGTACGACAGCCCGGACAACCTGTTCGTCGCCGGCTTCATCGGCTCGCCGTCGATGAACATCGCCCAGGCCGAGATCGTGCACACCGACGGTCGGTTCTGGGTGAAGCTGGAGGAGGACCAGAAGCTGCTGATCCACGAGGCCGCCCTGGACATCTACCCGAAGGTGCGCGACTACGCGGGCAAGCGGGTGGCGGTCGGCATGCGGCCCGAGCACTTCGTCCCCGCGACCGGCGAGAGCAACCCCGACCAGATCTGGTCCCGTCTCGAGGTCGAGCTCGTGGAGATGCTCGGCTCGGAGATGCTGGTGCACCTGAAGTCCCACGCCAGCCCCGTGGTCAGCGAGGACATGCGCGAGGCCGTCGACGACGACGAGGCGTTCGCGGCCATGCAGGAGCAGGCCCGCACCGGCGGCCTCTCGCTGGTCGCCCGCTTCGAGCCCGGCAAGCCCCCGTCAGTCGGGTCGTCCATCGACATCATGTTCAAGACCGAGCTGATGCACTTCTTCGACCTGGACTCCGGCCTGGCCCTGCGCTGA
- a CDS encoding crotonase/enoyl-CoA hydratase family protein codes for MISVEHDGPITIVTIDRPDVRNAVDGPTAEGLRKAFRTFDSDDDRSVAILTGAGGHFSAGADLVAMTDPERELKMQAPPAPGPLGCTRMRLDKPVIAAVEGYAVAGGLELALWADLRVAAESAVFGVFCRRFGVPLVDLGAVRLPRLIGHSHAMDMILTGRAVDAEEAKMMGLANRVVPDGQALDAALELARSLVAFPQRTMRSDRRIAIEQWDLDDERWHMREYLLGRTVLMSGEAEEGMRRFAAGEGRHGEFDQD; via the coding sequence ATGATCTCCGTGGAACACGATGGCCCGATCACGATCGTCACGATCGACCGACCCGATGTCCGCAACGCCGTTGACGGACCGACCGCGGAAGGGCTGCGCAAGGCCTTCCGCACCTTCGACTCCGACGACGACCGGTCGGTGGCGATCCTCACCGGGGCCGGGGGGCACTTCTCGGCCGGGGCCGACCTGGTGGCCATGACCGACCCCGAGCGGGAGCTGAAGATGCAGGCGCCGCCCGCCCCCGGGCCGCTGGGCTGCACGCGCATGCGCCTGGACAAGCCGGTGATCGCTGCGGTCGAGGGTTACGCCGTCGCGGGTGGCCTCGAGCTGGCCCTTTGGGCGGACCTCCGGGTGGCTGCCGAGTCGGCGGTGTTCGGCGTCTTCTGCCGCCGGTTCGGGGTCCCGCTGGTGGACCTCGGCGCGGTGCGGCTGCCCCGCCTGATCGGTCACTCCCACGCGATGGACATGATCCTCACCGGCCGCGCCGTCGACGCCGAGGAAGCCAAGATGATGGGCTTGGCCAACCGCGTCGTCCCCGACGGGCAGGCCCTCGATGCAGCGCTGGAGCTGGCCCGCAGCCTCGTGGCGTTCCCGCAGCGGACCATGCGGTCGGACCGGCGGATCGCCATCGAGCAGTGGGACCTCGACGACGAGCGGTGGCACATGCGCGAGTACCTGCTGGGTCGCACGGTGCTGATGTCGGGTGAGGCGGAGGAGGGCATGCGGCGATTCGCCGCCGGCGAGGGGCGCCACGGCGAGTTCGACCAGGACTGA